A region from the Manihot esculenta cultivar AM560-2 chromosome 13, M.esculenta_v8, whole genome shotgun sequence genome encodes:
- the LOC110630503 gene encoding regulator of G-protein signaling 1: protein MASCAVEGGCATDYIAISISIISIILLLSRSIFPFLVHKVPRINGSGFWIPLIQVFGSFNLLLSIVMSVNFLKFKKRHWWQSCYVWAVWFEGPLGFGLLLSCRITQAYQLYYIFVKRRLPLIRSYIFLPLILLPWIAGAAFIHVRKPLNTRCHMGTHWIIPVVCLHIFYITSLVGFTGAIQHIEFRFDELKDLWQGILVSSSSIGAWVVAYILNEIHDDISWLQVISRFFLLTTASILVLVFFSISSSQPLLSQISLRKREPLQFETMGQALGIPDSGLLMQRDPAPVIDPNEPLDKLLLNKRFRQSFMDFADSCLAGESVHFYNEVHERGKIPIDDTIRRIYMTRHIIEKYIVAGAAMEVNISHRTRQEILTTVDLAHPDLFNKAINELLQLMKMNLGKDYWTSMFFIKFKEEANMRSSDHDLEQMAGWNFSPRLSSVHGADDPFHQEHPVKDTGCNNHGSDTRSQEL from the exons ATGGCAAGCTGTGCAGTGGAAGGAGGCTGCGCTACCGATTACATTGCTATTTCCATATCCATCATCTCCATAATTTT GCTTCTTTCACGGTCAATTTTTCCCTTTTTGGTCCACAAGGTGCCACGTATTAATGGCAGTGGCTTCTGGATTCCTCTAATTCAAGTTTTTGGCAGCTTCAACCTATTGTTGTCAATTGTG ATGTCCGTCAATTTTCTGAAATTCAAAAAGAGGCATTGGTGGCAATCTTGCTATGTTTGGGCAG TTTGGTTTGAAGGTCCACTTGGATTTGGATTGCTGCTTTCCTGTCGCATAACACAGGCTTACCAACTGTATTACATATTCGTCAA GAGGCGTTTACCACTAATTAGGTCGTATATTTTTCTTCCTCTAATTCTCTTGCCATGGATTGCTGGGGCTGCAT TTATCCATGTGAGGAAGCCACTTAACACTCGATGCCACATGGGGACTCATTGGATCATTCCTGTTGTGTGCCTTCATATATTCTATATTACTTCTTTGGTTGGATTCACAGGGGCAATCCAACATATAGAGTTCAGGTTTGATGAACTCAAAGACCTGTGGCAGGGGATACTTGTCTCATCATCATCTATTG GAGCGTGGGTTGTTGCTTATATTTTGAATGAAATTCATGATGATATCTCATGGCTTCAAGTCATCTCCAGATTTTTTCTTCTAACTACA GCAAGTATTCTTGTGCTGGTCTTCTTCTCCATATCAAGTTCACAACCTTTGCTTTCACAAATCAGCTTGAGGAAAAGAGAACCTTTACAATTTGAAACAATGGGCCAGGCTTTGGGTATTCCTGATAGTGGACTACTAATGCAAAGAGATCCAGCTCCAGTAATAGATCCTAATGAACCACTCGACAAGCTTCTTCTGAACAAAAGATTCCGTCAGTCTTTTATGGATTTTGCTGACAG TTGCTTGGCTGGGGAAAGTGTGCATTTCTACAATGAAGTGCATGAACGTGGCAAAATCCCAATAGATGACACAATAAGAAGGATCTATATGACCAGACATATTATTGAGAAATATATAGTTGCAG GTGCAGCAATGGAGGTGAACATATCTCACCGAACGCGGCAAGAAATATTGACTACCGTCGATCTAGCACACCCTGATCTCTTTAATAAGGCAATAAATGAGTTGCTGCAGCTAATGAAAATG AACTTGGGAAAAGATTACTGGACGTCCATGTTTTTCATCAAATTCAAAGAAGAAGCCAATATGAGATCCAGTGACCATGACCTGGAACAGATGGCAGGTTGGAACTTCTCTCCCAGATTGAGTTCTGTGCATGGCGCTGATGATCCATTCCATCAAGAACATCCTGTGAAGGACACTGGTTGCAATAATCATGGTTCGGACACAAGAAGCCAAGAATTGTGA
- the LOC110630069 gene encoding cylicin-2-like, with the protein MKYFQEAKKEVKYEKEAEKEAKKEVKAKKEAWKDVKAEKEDKKKQSASGPASAYGPASASGPASAYGPTSAFGPASASSEKEEEKEKEKEAKKDAKKKDKDEKEAKKDAKKEDKDEEEAEKDAKKEDKDEEEAEKDAKKEAKDEKEAEKDAKKEAKDEKEAEKEAKKEVKAEKKAKNDGKDEKEAKNDEKQSASGPASAYGPASASGPASAYGPTSAFGPASASSEKEEEKEKEKEAKKDAKKKDKDEKEAKKDAKKEDKDEEEAEKDAKKEDKDEKEAEKDAKKEAKDDKEAEKDAKKEAKDDKEAEKDAKKEAKDEKEAEKEAKKEVKAEKKAKNDGKDEKEAKNDGKDEKEAKNEGKDEKKDEKEAKISAPAPAPSVK; encoded by the exons ATGAAATATTTTCAAGAGGCCAAGAAAGAAGTTAAATATGAGAAGGAAGCCGAGAAGGAAGCCAAGAAAGAAGTTAAGGCCAAAAAGGAAGCATGGAAAGACGTTAAGGCCGAAAAAGAAGACAAGA AGAAGCAAAGTGCTTCTGGTCCAGCAAGTGCTTATGGCCCAGCAAGTGCTTCTGGTCCGGCGAGTGCTTATGGCCCTACAAGTGCTTTCGGTCCTGCAAGTGCTTCTAgcgagaaagaagaagagaaagaa aaagagaaagaagccAAGAAAGACGCCAagaaaaaagataaggacgAGAAAGAAGCCAAGAAAGACGCCAAGAAAGAAGATAAGGACGAGGAGGAAGCCGAGAAGGATGCCAAGAAAGAAGATAAGGACGAGGAAGAAGCCGAGAAAGATGCCAAGAAAGAAGCTAAAGATGAGAAAGAAGCCGAGAAGGATGCCAAGAAAGAAGCTAAAGATGAGAAAGAAGCCGAGAAGGAAGCCAAGAAAGAAGTTAAGGCCGAAAAGAAAGCCAAGAATGACGGTAAGGACGAGAAAGAAGCCAAGAATGACG AGAAGCAAAGTGCTTCTGGTCCAGCAAGTGCTTATGGCCCAGCAAGTGCTTCTGGTCCGGCGAGTGCTTATGGCCCTACAAGTGCTTTCGGTCCTGCAAGTGCTTCTAGCGAGAAAGAGGAAGAGAAAGAA aaagagaaagaagccAAGAAAGATGCCAagaaaaaagataaggacgAGAAAGAAGCCAAGAAAGACGCCAAGAAAGAAGATAAGGACGAGGAAGAAGCTGAGAAGGATGCCAAGAAAGAAGATAAAGATGAGAAAGAAGCCGAGAAGGATGCCAAGAAAGAAGCTAAAGATGACAAAGAAGCCGAGAAGGATGCCAAGAAAGAAGCTAAAGATGACAAAGAAGCCGAGAAGGATGCCAAGAAAGAAGCTAAAGATGAGAAAGAAGCCGAGAAGGAAGCCAAGAAAGAAGTTAAGGCCGAAAAGAAAGCCAAGAATGACGGTAAGGACGAGAAAGAAGCCAAGAATGACGGTAAGGACGAGAAAGAAGCCAAGAATGAAGGTAAGGACGAGAAGAAGGACGAGAAAGAAGCCAAGATCAGTGCCCCTGCCCCTGCACCCAGCGTGAAATAA